In Thermobaculum terrenum ATCC BAA-798, the DNA window CAGATCCTCCATCGACACGGGCGAGGGCTGCACCGAGGGCTGTCCGTAGGTGTATCCGGGAATCTCTACCTGGCTCATCACGACTCCTCCTGTTGCAAGTTCCCCTGAGGGTTAATATGTAGGATACCTACATATTTAGGTCCTGTCAATCCCCTTCAGGCCGCAGCAGGAACAAAGCCCTCATCCACTCCCCGGCGGTCTCACGCGCTGGCTTCCGGTCGAAGGTCCAGCCGTCTCCCTCGGTGGGGGGCAGGCTTACAGGCGCCTTCACCCCGTGGGTCACGGCCGAATGCTGGGGGAAGCCTGGATCGGGACACCCTCAGGGCCTGTGGCGTCCACCGCGGATACGGGCCTCCTGCGCAGCTCGATCTATGCCACCTGGCCCTCGTGTAGTATGATATAGCTATCAACTTTTGTTGACGGCCTGGTCCCTGTAAGTGATGCCACAGCGGTGCGCGAGTGCACCAAGTTCCATAACACCTTGCCTCCAGGGGTCAGCCAGCAAACTACGTGAGGTCAGCATGCAGGTAAGCGAGTGGAGAGACGCCGTAAGAGCGTATCTGAAGACCATTGAAGACAACTTGCGCACGGGGCACGCCGGCGAGCACACCCACAGGGCCGCGCTCCAGAGGCTTGTCGAGAGCCTGCAGCCCAACACCCGTGCGATCAACGAGCCGGGACGCAGCGACTTCGGCGCGATCGACTTCCTGGTGCAGCGCCCTCGCCCCGGCGGCATGATGACCATCGGCTACGTCGAGGCCAAGGATGTGGGCACGGACCTCGACCGCGTAGAGCGATCCGAACAGCTCGTGCGCTACCGCAAGGCCCTGCCCAACCTCATCCTCACCGACTACCTGGAGTTTCGCTGGTACCTCAACGGCGATCTGCGCGCCAGGGCACGCCTGGGCTCGGCGGACCACTCCGGTAGGATCGCCAGGGACACGAAGGGCCTGGAGGAGGTCCACCAGCTCCTGAAGGGGTTCATCTCCCAGTCGCCACCGAGTATCTCCAGCCCCCGCGAGCTTGCGATCCGCATGGCGGAGCTCGCCCACACCCTGCGCGACCAGGTGATCCGCACGCTCGAGCACGAGCAGCTGGCTGCTGCACAGGGAGGTTCCGAGAGCAAGCTGATCCTGCAGCTGGCGGCCTTCAGGGAGACCCTCCTGCCGGATCTGCAGCCCGAGGACTTCGCCGACATGTACGCCCAGACGATCGCCTATGGCCTCTTCACTGCCAGGATCATGGGCGATACGGCCACGACTTTCAACCGCTACATGGCGGCCCATATGCTGCCCAGGACCAACCCCTTCCTGCGCCAGTTCTTCGACGCGATCACTGGTCCCGGGCTCTCAAGCGCGGTCGACTGGATCGTTGACGCGATCGCCGACCTGCTCTCCGTGGCCGACATGGCGGCGATCATGCGCGACTTCGGTCGTGCCACCCGCCAGGAGGATCCCGTGGTCCACTTCTACGAGACGTTCCTGGCGGAGTATGACCCGAAGGTGCGGGAGATGCGTGGGGTGTACTATACCCCGGAGCCCGTGGTCTCATACATCGTGCGCTCGGTGGACCGCCTCCTGCAGGAGCACTTCGGGCAGGAACACGGCCTTGCCGATCCTAACACCATCGTGCTCGACCCCGCCACGGGGACGGGCACCTTCCTTTACGATGCGATCCTCAGGGTGCACGAGAGCCTGCTGAGTCGTGGGCTGGGAGGCCTGTGGCAGGGGTACGTCGCCGAGCGCCTCATCCCACGCATCTTCGGCTTCGAGCTGCTGATGGCCCCCTACGCCGTCGCGCACCTGAAGCTCTCCTGGCTGCTGCGCGAGACCGGCTACAACCTCGATGGCTCCGAGCGCATCGGGGTCTATCTAACCAACACCCTCGCGGAGGCGGTGCAGGCCTCACCCCTGCCCTTTGCCGAGTACATCAGCCAGGAGGCCAACGCTGCCGCGGAGATCAAGCGCGACAAGCCGATCATGGTCGTGCTCGGCAACCCGCCCTACTCCGGCCACTCCGCCAACCGGGGCGAGTGGATAGGCAACCTCCTGCGCGACTACTACCAGGTGGACGGCAAGCCCCTGGGCGAGCGCAACCCGAAGTGGCTGCAGGATGACTACGTCAAGTTCATCCGCTTCGGGCAGTGGAGGATCAACCGCACCGGCCAGGGCATCCTCGCCTACATCAGCAACCACAGCTACCTGGATAACCCCACCTTCAGGGGGATGCGCCAGTCGCTGATGCGCACCTTCGACCACATCTACCTGCTGGACCTCCACGGCAACACCAAGAAGAAAGAGAAGGCGCCAGACGGCGGGCCAGACGAGAACGTGTTCGACATCCAGCAGGGCGTGTGCATCGGCATCTTCGTCAAGACTCCCGGCTACCAGGGCCCGAAACGCGTGTTCCATGCCGACCTGTGGGGCAGGCGCGAGGAGAAGTACCGGTACCTCGGGGAGCAGGACGTCACGACCACCCAGTGGCAGGAGCTGCACCCCACATCACCCCTGTACCTCTTCAAGCCCCGCCAGACGGACCTTGCGGAGGAGTACGAGCGCGGCCCCAGGATCACCGATATCATGCCCGTAAACTCCGTCGGGATCGTGACCGCGCGCGATAAGCTCGCCATCCAGTGGAGCTCAGAGGACATGCTCAGGACAGTGCGAGATTTTGTCTCCCTCCCTCCTGAGGAGGCCAGGCAGCGCTACAATCTCGGCCTAGATGTCAGGGACTGGAAGGTGAGCCTGGCGCAGCAGGACATCCGCGATCACGGCGTCCTCAGGGACCGCATAGTGCCGGTGCTGTATCGGCCGTTCGATGTTCGCTACACCTACTATACTGGCAGGAGCAGAGGCTTCATATGCAGGCCTCGTCCCGAGGTCATGGGCCACATGCTGCGCGGCGAGAACGTGGGGATAAGTTCTACGCGCTCAATCGAGATAGGCAGGGGATTTGAGCATCTATTTGCTACAAGACACATAGTGCAGCACCATACTGTGTCCATCAAGGAAGTAAACTACCTCTTCCCCCTCTACCTGTATCCTGAGGGTGGGGAGGCGTACAGCAGGGCGGACGCGATACGCGAGGCGGTGAGGCGCGTCGAGGCGATGGAGATCGCCTCTGCGGCCGAGGTGGCGCGCACCCAGCAGGAGATACCCGAGCTGGTGAGATCCCTCTTCCCCAGGGAGGAGTACGCCCGCTGGCCCAACTTCGCGCCTACGTTCATCGCCGAGGTCGCGGAGCGGACGGGCCTGCGCTTCGAGCCCGAGGGGTGGTGGCCCAACCGTCCAGCGGCCCGCACTCCCGGCACCTTCACGCCGGAGGACCTGCTGGGGTGGATCTACGCCGTGCTCCACTCGCCCAGCTACCGCACTCGCTACGCCGACTTCCTGCGCTCGGACTTCCCGCGAGTGCCCCTCCCGCCCGACGGCGATACCTTCCTCCAGCTCGCGGACCTGGGCCTGCAGCTGATCGACCTGCACACCCTGCGGGATCCCTCCCTGGAGCACACGCAGGTAGGCTTCCCCCAGCCCGGCGACAACATCGTGGAGGCACCTTGCTACGACGAGCAGAGACAGGTCGTCTGGATCAACCGGACGCAGCACTTCACGCACGTCCCCCGGGAAGCGTGGGAGTTCCACATCGGTGGCTACCAGGTGGCCGAGAAGTGGCTGAAGGACCGCAAGGGTCGTCGGCTCTCCTATGAGGAGATCGAGACCTACAGGCGAATCATCGAGGCGCTGCGGCGCACCCGGGATCTCATGAGCAGGATAGACCAGGTGTGGGTCATCTCACCCGCCCCCCAGGCGGGAGGATAAGCCCGCGATCCATCTCCTGCCCCCGGGAAGGACGCTTGCCAGGGCGTCCGCGAGGGGGAGAGGGGCATACCGGCAGGGAGGACAACCTGTGGGGGCAGCACAAAGTGTAGGGGCGGCGCAAACTGTGGGTGGGGGGTAAAGTATAGGGACAGGGCTGAAGGGAGAGCAAGTACCGCGGTGGGGGCAGGCATCGAAGGTGGGGGTAGAGAGCGGCTTTGGGGCCTTCGTGGGAGGGCCCTCGAGGGGCACGGGGCACACTTCCCGGGGGTGCCTCCGTGCCCTGGCGGTCACCTACTCGTGCAGGGGGAGGACGACCATGGCGCCGCCGGTGAGGGTGACGGTGCTGCCGGAGGCGAGGTTGCGCACCTGGGCGCGCACGCTGCGGGTGCCGCTTGCGGCGGCGATGACTGAGGAGTGGGTGAACGCCTGGCGCAGGCCCGCCAGGGGGGAGCCGTAGGCGGCGACCCGGCTCTGGGAGGTGCCGGCGAGGATGCGGACCTCCAGGGCGGAGGTGGCCTGCGCGCTGGTGTAGCCCTCGAGCTGCAGGGCGATCCACAGCCGCGAGGGGGCATCGGTGGTGATCGTCGCCGAGAGCACGTCCTGCCAGGGGGTGCCCGTCGCGTAGGGGATGCTCCCGAGCAGGAGGCTGGACGTGGTGGCTGGGCTGCCCGGGATCACCGCCTGGGAGGGGGCTCCCCCGAGGGTGGCCACCACGAGCAGGTCGCCTGCCGGGGGCCGCAGCAGGAGGCAGTGGTCCTGCAGGTGCTCGTCGCGCACGTGATCGGCCACCACGGCGGAGACGGCTCCACCATCGGAGTCGATGGGTTGCACGGTGGCGCGCCTGGTGTAGGGGTCGTAGGATGTGATGAGTCCTCGCTGGATGATGCTCATGGTATCTCCTTTCTGAAGTGGGGAGTGAGGGAGGGGCGGGTGCCCCTCCCGGCAGCTAGTAGGAGCGCAGGAAGCTGCAGTGCATCTTCCTGGGTTGTGATCGTAGCCAGTCCTTGTAGCGCTGGGCGTAGGCCTCGATCGAGGGTACCTCCTTGCGGATCATGACGCCGCCGCGCTGTCGCCTGCTCTCCAGGGAGCAGAGGGCGGAGTAGGCCGATAGCCACAGCAGGGGCTCTTCCTCCCAGTGGAGGATGCCCAGGGGTGTGGTGTCGTCCCCGGGAGGGAAGACGCACGCCGGATAGGTGACGGCGATCGGTCGCACCCCGCGGGTGCCCATGGGCTCGAGCATGAGGATGTGGTCATCGGGCAGGAAGTAGGCGCTGGGCGGCAGCACCTGCCCGTCCATGTCGACCCTCCAGGGCGGTCCGATGCAGTCCTCCGGCAGGTAGTAGGCGCCGTCGGCGGGGTCGGGGTTAACGACCCTGCAGCGGGTGCGGGGCACGTGGGTGGTCAGCAACTGCACGGAGCTATCGATGTACTCGTTGAGCTCCAGGTCCTTCCAGACGTAGGGCTGGGTCTCGTCGCCCAGCTCCCATCGCAGTCGGTTGCGCATATCGGCACGCGTGACCATGGGCGCAACCTCCTAGGGCAGGATGCCGACCATCTTGGCGGCGGCTATCTCGCGGAAGAGCACGAGGCCCACGTACCACTTGATGCGCCACCTGCGGGCGTTCTTCGTCTCCAGCATGCCCACTTCCTCGACCTGGATGCCGCCGTTCTCGATGCCCATCAGGCCGGTCTGGAAGCCGAACTTGACGGCGTACATCGTGGAGCAGTTGTTGGCGGTGCCCTTGGTCTCGGAGTCGGAGATACTGTCGTCCACCTCGACGGGGATGCCGTCGTAGTAGAGGACGTGGCGGCCGAACTGGTCGACGTCCGTCTCCAGCACGGAGCCGGAGGCGCGGCGCAGGGAGTTGAGCTTCCTGCGGGTGCGCTTGGAGCATAGGATGACGTCGGGTCTGCCGGGCTTGACGCGATCGAGGAAGGAGTCCATCGCGTCGAGCGTGAGGTTGCCGCCGTTGGCTCCCAGGTCCTCTATCTGGGAGGGGGATGTGATGAGCTTCTTGAGGCCGTCGAACTGCTTGGGGTTGGCGGAGGAGTCGCCGTTGTAGAAGGAGTCGGAGAAGGCGTAGGCGACGGCCTTGGCGCGCTCGGCGATGATGGCGGCCTCCAGGTCCTGCACGCTGCTGTAGGTCTGCTGGAGGAAGGCATCGATGTCGGCATCGCCGCCGATGATGCGCAGGGCCGCGGTGCGGCTATTGAAGGTGGGCGTGGCCTCGGTCCAGGTGTCGCCCACGTCGTAGAAGGAGGCCGCGGGGTTGGTGGCCTCCTGGTTGTACCGCAGCTCGTTGCCCTGCACCTCCATGAAGGGCAGGTAGCGCAGGACGGGGGATTCCTGGACGATCGTCTCGACGACGCCGGCCAGCAGCATATCGTTGGTGAGCTTTGCAGCCTCTGTCTTGGTGAGTGCCATGGGTAACCCTCCTATCTGTACTGTAGTTGCATCAGCGAGATGTCCTCAGGGGACAGGGATTCCTCCACGACGCGGCGGTACTCCGCCTCGGGGTCATCCTCTCCCAGGACCTCCATCGCGCGGCGGCGGGAGTGGATGCCGGCCTCCACGAGCGCCACCTCGTCGCGCACGGTCTGGGAGCGGTCCTCCGGCAGGAGGCTGGGCCACTGGACGAGCGTCCTGTAGGGTGCCATGGGGCCGGCGCCCAAGAGCTCCAGGGAGCGCAGGATGAGCTCGTTGCGGGCCTGGATGACGCCGGTCCATATCTGGCGCTTGCGGCTGACCTTCTGGACCAGCGGCTCCATCTCGACCTCCAGCGCCGCGCCGGAGATCACCCTGCCGGAATCCCCAAAGGCCGTGCGCGGGGTCTCGGCGATGTCGTGCAGTGCCCGGTAGAGCAGGTCCACGTACTCGATATGGAGTTTGACGCCCCCTCCCTGTAGTAGGTCGAGCAGGTAGGCCTTGCTCTCGGCTGGGAGCTCCCAGAGCTGCCCCGGTCCCACGCGGATACCGTCCGCCTCGGCGTTCTCAAGTACGGCGATCGGGTTGCCCGAGACCTCCAGCACCCAGGCGAGCACGGACATGCGCTTGTTGAGCTCCCGCGCCGGCCCTATGAGGTCCACCAGGTCGGATTCTCCCCAGAAGGAGAACGGCCTGCGAATGTTGGGGAATATGACGTAGGGGATACGCCCCAGGGGGTTGGGCAGGGTGGCGACGTGGGCGCCATCGACCTGCAGCGTGACCTCGGAGTCGGTCCAGCGCTCGACGAACTCGCCGGAGAGCCTGCGGCCGGCCCACAGGCCGTGGTCGACGGGCTCCTCGACGGTGTAGCTGTGGGTGACGGCGAGCACCCGCCGGAAGTCCAGCGGGTCGGTCTCGACGTCCAGCGCCTGGGGGTCGACGGAGGTGACCCGGACGCCCTCCTCTGTGGGGAGGACGCGGAAGGCGCCGTCGCCGATGACGGCGGCATCCACGGCGGTATCGTAGTCGAGCGCGTAGAGGTTGTTGGCCTCGTAGGTGGCCTTGAGCAGGCGCTCCACCTCGGCGGCGCGCTCCGGGGGCATCTCGTCCGAGGGGGGGACCTGCAGGTTGTACGGCTTGCCGAAGAGGTAGGAGGCCGCCTTGTGGACGAAGACGCGGGCGTAGTTGAACGTCAGGCGCTTCTCGCCCGCCCGCGGGGGCGATTCCCACTGGTCGCCGGCGTAGAAGTCGAGGTACTCCCTGTAGCGGCGCAGCCTCTCCCAGCGGGAGTCGGCCATCTGTACGTTGGTCGCAGCCATCGCCTACCCCCTGCGCCTGCCGAGCGCCCAGGCGATCTTGGCGATGGCGGGGGCACTGCGCACGTCCGCTGGCGGGGAGGCAGACCTCGCAGGGTTGGAGGCCGGCAGTGACTGCACCGAGGACTGGCGCGCCCGCTCGACCGTTCTCTGGTAGGCCGCCCGGGCCACCTCCAGGGATGCATCGATCTCCTCGATCGTCTGCCCCTCCACCAGCTCGGGGACGATATCGGGGTGGGAGGCGACCACGGCCTGGCGGTAGCGCTCGACGGCCTCCCGCAGCCGGAGCTGCACCTCCTCCACGCTGGGATTCACAGGATCACCGGTGTTGCTCATTACTCCCTCCTTGTTTAAGAACTTAAGTGCTATATACTATATAACAACAACTTAATCAAGTCTTTTGAGATATTTTTATAAAGCTATCAATATAAAGCAAACTTATGTTCACCAGGAGGGAGCGACACAACTCCAGGGCGGGGCTTCCCGGGGGAACACGCCCGGCGCGATCACGCGAAGGGCAGGCTGGAAGGGGGGGCGCGCTGCCCCCACGGCAGGATGTCAGGGGCGGGCCGGCAGCCCCCCCCCAGCGCTAGACGTCGTAGGCCCGCTCGGCGATGATCCTCTCCAGGTCCTCGTCGGAGATCTCGCCCTGTTGGTGGTAGTAGTTGAGGTGTTCGCGCAGCCTGATGCGCAGCTCCTCGTCGTTGACCGCCTCGATGTGCTCTCCGCACTCGCACTCCAGAGCTCTCATCTCTACCCCCTGCGACGGATGACCCTGCAAGCGATCACCATTGCAGCATCAACAAGCGTGCCACGCCGACTACTCCAGGCGGCGCTCGAAGACCCTGGAGGTCTTGACCAGCGTGTAGCCCTGGCGCTCGTAGAAGCGGTGGGCGCGCTCCCTGACCACGTTGCTGCGCACGATGATGCGCCCGTAGCCCTGGCACCTGGCCCACTCCTCGGCGGCGCGTAGCAGCTGAGCGCCCACGCCCCTGCTCCTGTGGCCCTCGTCCACCACCAGGCCGGCCAACACCGCGCAGGCTCCCGACTCCAGCGTAAGTGCCTCGCAGACGTGTGCCCAGCCCACCACCTCGCCATCGATCTCGGCCACCAGCAGGCAGTGGTCGGGCCGCCCGGAGATCCTCCCAAGCCTCGTGGCCACGTCCTCCACCGCGGAGGGGTATCCCAGCTGGGCGCACAGGTTGCTCAGCTTCTCCACATCCCGCTGTGATGCAGGCCGCACATCCAGTTTCCCCACTTCCCGACACCTCCACAACTGATCTTTGCTCGCATGATGCCCGCTCGAAGGAGCCGGCCCCTCCACAGGAGCCACCACCATGATGACACACCCAGCGGCCAAAGGGAACGAAGCGGGGGCGGTGACCACCGCCGCGCCCGGAGCAGCCGAAAGGCCGGCAGGAGCCCGCGAGCTCCCACCGGCCCAGGACGGGGAGGGCATCAGCCCCAGGGGGTCAGCTCCCCGGGGCGCAGGATGGCGCATCACGTGGGATCAGGCGCGTGGCACCTCACGAGCGGGCTGCCAGGCTGGTGCGGCCGAAGGCGACCACGGCGGCCACGAGGAGCGCCACCCCGACCGCCAGCAGCGCCAGGAACCTGCCCCACTCCATGCCGGTCACCGCCGGCGTGCCGTACTGGTGAAAGATTGACAGGCCGATCAGCCAGTCCGGCATGCTGACCACC includes these proteins:
- a CDS encoding type ISP restriction/modification enzyme, with translation MQVSEWRDAVRAYLKTIEDNLRTGHAGEHTHRAALQRLVESLQPNTRAINEPGRSDFGAIDFLVQRPRPGGMMTIGYVEAKDVGTDLDRVERSEQLVRYRKALPNLILTDYLEFRWYLNGDLRARARLGSADHSGRIARDTKGLEEVHQLLKGFISQSPPSISSPRELAIRMAELAHTLRDQVIRTLEHEQLAAAQGGSESKLILQLAAFRETLLPDLQPEDFADMYAQTIAYGLFTARIMGDTATTFNRYMAAHMLPRTNPFLRQFFDAITGPGLSSAVDWIVDAIADLLSVADMAAIMRDFGRATRQEDPVVHFYETFLAEYDPKVREMRGVYYTPEPVVSYIVRSVDRLLQEHFGQEHGLADPNTIVLDPATGTGTFLYDAILRVHESLLSRGLGGLWQGYVAERLIPRIFGFELLMAPYAVAHLKLSWLLRETGYNLDGSERIGVYLTNTLAEAVQASPLPFAEYISQEANAAAEIKRDKPIMVVLGNPPYSGHSANRGEWIGNLLRDYYQVDGKPLGERNPKWLQDDYVKFIRFGQWRINRTGQGILAYISNHSYLDNPTFRGMRQSLMRTFDHIYLLDLHGNTKKKEKAPDGGPDENVFDIQQGVCIGIFVKTPGYQGPKRVFHADLWGRREEKYRYLGEQDVTTTQWQELHPTSPLYLFKPRQTDLAEEYERGPRITDIMPVNSVGIVTARDKLAIQWSSEDMLRTVRDFVSLPPEEARQRYNLGLDVRDWKVSLAQQDIRDHGVLRDRIVPVLYRPFDVRYTYYTGRSRGFICRPRPEVMGHMLRGENVGISSTRSIEIGRGFEHLFATRHIVQHHTVSIKEVNYLFPLYLYPEGGEAYSRADAIREAVRRVEAMEIASAAEVARTQQEIPELVRSLFPREEYARWPNFAPTFIAEVAERTGLRFEPEGWWPNRPAARTPGTFTPEDLLGWIYAVLHSPSYRTRYADFLRSDFPRVPLPPDGDTFLQLADLGLQLIDLHTLRDPSLEHTQVGFPQPGDNIVEAPCYDEQRQVVWINRTQHFTHVPREAWEFHIGGYQVAEKWLKDRKGRRLSYEEIETYRRIIEALRRTRDLMSRIDQVWVISPAPQAGG
- a CDS encoding DUF1059 domain-containing protein; this translates as MQGHPSQGVEMRALECECGEHIEAVNDEELRIRLREHLNYYHQQGEISDEDLERIIAERAYDV
- a CDS encoding major capsid protein: MALTKTEAAKLTNDMLLAGVVETIVQESPVLRYLPFMEVQGNELRYNQEATNPAASFYDVGDTWTEATPTFNSRTAALRIIGGDADIDAFLQQTYSSVQDLEAAIIAERAKAVAYAFSDSFYNGDSSANPKQFDGLKKLITSPSQIEDLGANGGNLTLDAMDSFLDRVKPGRPDVILCSKRTRRKLNSLRRASGSVLETDVDQFGRHVLYYDGIPVEVDDSISDSETKGTANNCSTMYAVKFGFQTGLMGIENGGIQVEEVGMLETKNARRWRIKWYVGLVLFREIAAAKMVGILP
- a CDS encoding phage portal protein codes for the protein MAATNVQMADSRWERLRRYREYLDFYAGDQWESPPRAGEKRLTFNYARVFVHKAASYLFGKPYNLQVPPSDEMPPERAAEVERLLKATYEANNLYALDYDTAVDAAVIGDGAFRVLPTEEGVRVTSVDPQALDVETDPLDFRRVLAVTHSYTVEEPVDHGLWAGRRLSGEFVERWTDSEVTLQVDGAHVATLPNPLGRIPYVIFPNIRRPFSFWGESDLVDLIGPARELNKRMSVLAWVLEVSGNPIAVLENAEADGIRVGPGQLWELPAESKAYLLDLLQGGGVKLHIEYVDLLYRALHDIAETPRTAFGDSGRVISGAALEVEMEPLVQKVSRKRQIWTGVIQARNELILRSLELLGAGPMAPYRTLVQWPSLLPEDRSQTVRDEVALVEAGIHSRRRAMEVLGEDDPEAEYRRVVEESLSPEDISLMQLQYR
- a CDS encoding GNAT family N-acetyltransferase, producing MGKLDVRPASQRDVEKLSNLCAQLGYPSAVEDVATRLGRISGRPDHCLLVAEIDGEVVGWAHVCEALTLESGACAVLAGLVVDEGHRSRGVGAQLLRAAEEWARCQGYGRIIVRSNVVRERAHRFYERQGYTLVKTSRVFERRLE